CCGGTGAGGAGGGTGTCGGTGCGCAACGTGCTCGACCTGTTCCGATCGCGGCCGAGCGCCGCGAGCAGGCCGCCGAACGGCGGCTGGTACCGCTCGGAATCCTGCCGTCCGCTCAGCCCGGGCCAGGTCCGGGAGCGGCACTTCCGTACCGTGCGGCGCGGGCTGGACCCGGAGGAGGTGCACGCCTTTCTCTACCGGGTGGCCGGTGACCTGGCGCTGGCCCGCCGTGAACTGGCCCGGACCGCCGAGGAGAACGTGCGGATCAAGCGGGCGCTGCGGAGCTGGCAGTCCCGGTTCACGCCGGGAGCGGGCTGGTGACCCGGGAGCGGTTCGTCGTGCACCTGCCGGTGCTCGCGACCGACCTGGACGGGGCGCGCCGCTTCGCCCGGGCCATCTGCCGGGCGCTCGGCTTCCTGGCCGACGTGGACCGGCCCGGCACGACCGTGTCGACCGAGGACGCCCAGTCCGTACGGCACTGGGTGTGGTGTGACCGGTTGCTCGACGGCGGCCGCCGCTGCCCACTCCCGGCCGACCACGACGGCGACTGCGGTCCGCCCCGGCGGTGGCGGGCCGCGACACAGCGGCACCCGGGCCGGTGGTGACGGCGGCCACCGGGAGTGGGGGAGCCGCCCACCGGTGGCGAGCGGTTGTAACAGCCGGCCACCCTCCCTGGATCACTTGTGTGTTTCGGCCACATAGCCCGTGGGTGACGTCACTTCTAGCGTGAGCCGACAACTGACATTCCCCTGTCCCCACCTGGAGTCGCAATGACGATCCGGCACACGCGACGGGTGTTCCTTTCCGCCGCCACGATGATGGCGGCCGCGCTCGCCGCCACCGCCTGTGGCAGCCCGCAGGACACCGCCTCCGGCGGCGGCGACGCCGCACCGGTCAAGGTCGGCCTGGTCTACTCCCAGTCCGGCCCGCTGGCCAGCTACGGCAAGCAGTACATCGACGGCTTCAAGGCGGGCCTCGACTACGCCACCAAGGGCACCGGCAAGGTCGGCGACCGGAAGATCGAGCTGACCGAGGTCGACGACGCGGGTGACCCGGCGAAGGCGGTCTCCGCGGCCAAGGACCTGATCGGCAAGGGCACGAAGATCATCGCCGGCTCCACCGCCTCCGGCGTGGCCCTCCAGGTGGCCCCGATCGCCGCGCAGAACAAGGTCCTGTTCATCTCCGGCCCGGCCGCCACCGACGGGGTGACCGGCGCGAACAAGTACACCTTCCGCTCGGGCCGGCAGTCGTACCAGGACGTGGTGACCGCCAAGTCCTTCATCGGCGACGCCAAGGGCAAGAAGGTCGTGGTCTTCGCCCAGCAGGGCGCGTTCGGCGACGCGAACGAGGCCGCGGTCAAGGCGGTCATCGGCGGCGCCGGCGCGACCGTGAGCAGCGTGCGGGCGCCGGCCAGCGCCACCGAGTTCACCCCGTTCGCCAGCCAGATCAAGGCCGCCAAGCCGGATCTGCTCTTCGTCGCCTGGGCCGGCACCACTGCCCCGGCGATGTGGCAGACCCTCGACCAGCAGGGCGTGCTCGCCTCCACCACGGTCGTCACCGGTCTGGACATCCGCGCCTCCTGGCCGACGTTCGGCGCGGCCGGTAGCAAGATCTCCTTCCTGTCGCACTACTTCGACGGCGCCAGCGACACCGAGGCGGCCAAGGCGCTGAAGGCCAAGGTCGGCACGCTCGACCTGTTCCACCCGGACGGCTTCGCCGCCGCCCAGATGGTGGTGCGCGCCGTGCAGGAGGGCGGCGACGACGTCGACAAGATGGTCAAGGCGCTGGAGGGCTGGCAGTTCGACGGCGTCAAGGGCAAGATGACCATCCGCGCCGAGGACCACGCGCTGCTCCAGCCGATGTACCAGGCCAAGCTGACGGGCAGCGGCACCGCGTTCACGGCGGCCGCCGAGAAGACCCTGACCGGCGAGGAGACGGCCCCGCCGGTCACCCAGATGAAGGGCTGATCTGTGCTCGCCACCCGTGGTCTGACCTGGCGAATCGGTGAGGTCGCCATCGTCGACGGCGTCTACCTCGATCTCGCGCCCGGGGAGTTCCTCGGCGTGATCGGGCCCAACGGCGCCGGCAAGACCTCGCTGTTCAACCTGATCACCGGCCTG
This sequence is a window from Micromonospora sp. NBRC 110009. Protein-coding genes within it:
- a CDS encoding DivIVA domain-containing protein, with product MRNVLDLFRSRPSAASRPPNGGWYRSESCRPLSPGQVRERHFRTVRRGLDPEEVHAFLYRVAGDLALARRELARTAEENVRIKRALRSWQSRFTPGAGW
- a CDS encoding substrate-binding domain-containing protein yields the protein MTIRHTRRVFLSAATMMAAALAATACGSPQDTASGGGDAAPVKVGLVYSQSGPLASYGKQYIDGFKAGLDYATKGTGKVGDRKIELTEVDDAGDPAKAVSAAKDLIGKGTKIIAGSTASGVALQVAPIAAQNKVLFISGPAATDGVTGANKYTFRSGRQSYQDVVTAKSFIGDAKGKKVVVFAQQGAFGDANEAAVKAVIGGAGATVSSVRAPASATEFTPFASQIKAAKPDLLFVAWAGTTAPAMWQTLDQQGVLASTTVVTGLDIRASWPTFGAAGSKISFLSHYFDGASDTEAAKALKAKVGTLDLFHPDGFAAAQMVVRAVQEGGDDVDKMVKALEGWQFDGVKGKMTIRAEDHALLQPMYQAKLTGSGTAFTAAAEKTLTGEETAPPVTQMKG